The Lentisphaera araneosa HTCC2155 genome has a window encoding:
- a CDS encoding PTS sugar transporter subunit IIA, with translation MNFADLLNPKLILCDLQSESHEMVYLEMLEALKGQCKDIAEPRDILKDILEHESLVEMPYNSGFAIPHTRSAGVNDLHLVLGIHKQGIKLQEHDLEKSKIIILFLVSKETSKIYLLILKALARYFSNPGVSDQLAECATAQEVTDVFQKDKVEVNHSITAEDIMSDSMDCMPGSGMLGSAIDVLAQTKRLHIPIVDGDGRLIGDFNIDSILKGSVPDYIKMMDNLSFLPEFEPFDKILKNEDKTPVDKFIDHEPKFCKRETALMEVVIRFIKDQVNCLYVVDESMRPEGIITKHELINNLLRS, from the coding sequence ATTTATTAAATCCAAAATTAATTTTATGTGACCTTCAGTCAGAAAGTCATGAAATGGTGTATCTAGAAATGCTAGAAGCACTTAAGGGGCAATGTAAAGATATTGCGGAGCCACGTGATATATTAAAAGATATACTTGAGCATGAAAGCTTAGTTGAAATGCCTTATAACTCGGGTTTCGCTATTCCTCATACGCGTTCGGCAGGAGTAAATGATCTTCATTTAGTTCTGGGGATTCACAAGCAAGGAATTAAGCTTCAAGAACATGATTTAGAAAAAAGTAAGATTATTATTTTATTTTTAGTTTCTAAAGAAACTTCCAAAATTTACTTATTAATTCTTAAGGCTTTGGCACGTTATTTCTCTAATCCAGGTGTGAGTGACCAGCTCGCTGAATGTGCAACGGCCCAAGAGGTTACGGACGTTTTTCAAAAGGATAAAGTTGAGGTAAATCATAGTATTACAGCTGAAGATATCATGAGTGACTCAATGGACTGTATGCCGGGATCAGGAATGTTGGGTTCAGCGATAGATGTACTGGCTCAAACCAAGCGCTTACATATTCCTATTGTAGATGGGGATGGAAGATTGATTGGAGATTTTAATATCGATTCCATTCTCAAAGGCTCCGTGCCTGATTATATAAAAATGATGGATAATCTAAGTTTTTTACCAGAATTTGAACCCTTTGACAAAATTTTAAAAAATGAAGATAAGACACCCGTTGATAAATTTATTGATCATGAACCAAAATTTTGTAAACGTGAGACGGCATTGATGGAAGTTGTGATTCGCTTTATTAAAGATCAAGTCAACTGCCTGTATGTGGTAGATGAATCAATGAGGCCTGAAGGTATCATTACCAAGCATGAACTCATAAATAATTTGTTGAGGTCGTAG